A single genomic interval of Rosistilla ulvae harbors:
- a CDS encoding amidohydrolase family protein, producing the protein MSKQYQNLFGWLVPAVAKRSEPSGSATARTPKPDRRSFVIRSMLATCFGCALVAGTNVDANDQIPGAAQSTPIALVGGVVHTIDAKTLNNATVVFEKGKITKIGKHVVLPAKCRSIDVAGKHIYPGLMESMSNVGLTEIGSVRATVDTDEVGDENPNLRPWVAVNADSELIPVARAGGVLLASIAPKRGNIRGQSAVIQLDGWTYKDMLLRGDTGMIVSWRSYDSRKSSSIDRAKERDERLKGLSDRLETAARYAIARAARPDWTPVDLRFEALIPVLEGESPMIVDADDRREIEAAVAFCVARGIRPIIYGGYDAPECAPLLKKYDVPVIVHSTYRLPLRRDDPYDHPYTLPSRLSEAGIRFAIGGPGAGSPGGGAAARNLPYHAAVAVAYGLPADEAIRAITLAPAEIMGVADRVGSITVGKDATLIVVDGDILQSESNVTDAYIAGAKVDLGSKHRTLADKYRTKYKQRSR; encoded by the coding sequence ATGAGCAAGCAATACCAAAACCTCTTCGGCTGGCTGGTTCCTGCGGTGGCGAAACGCTCTGAACCGAGCGGCAGCGCGACCGCGAGAACTCCCAAACCCGATCGGCGTTCGTTTGTGATCCGATCGATGTTGGCGACATGCTTCGGTTGTGCGTTGGTCGCTGGGACAAACGTCGACGCAAACGACCAGATCCCCGGAGCTGCCCAGTCGACGCCGATCGCTTTGGTCGGTGGCGTCGTCCACACGATCGACGCGAAGACGTTGAACAACGCCACCGTGGTCTTCGAGAAGGGGAAGATCACCAAGATCGGAAAGCATGTTGTTTTGCCGGCGAAGTGTCGATCGATCGACGTCGCGGGGAAACACATCTATCCCGGTTTGATGGAGTCGATGTCGAACGTGGGACTGACGGAAATTGGTTCCGTGCGAGCGACTGTCGACACCGACGAAGTGGGGGACGAGAACCCAAATCTTCGCCCGTGGGTTGCTGTCAACGCCGACAGTGAGTTGATTCCTGTCGCCCGGGCCGGTGGAGTTCTGCTGGCATCGATCGCTCCAAAGCGAGGCAACATACGAGGTCAATCGGCCGTCATTCAGTTGGACGGTTGGACCTACAAAGACATGTTGCTTCGCGGTGACACCGGGATGATCGTTTCTTGGCGTTCGTACGATTCGCGGAAAAGCAGTTCGATCGACCGCGCCAAAGAACGCGACGAGCGTTTGAAAGGATTGTCGGATCGATTGGAGACCGCCGCGCGGTATGCGATCGCTCGCGCCGCCCGGCCCGATTGGACGCCGGTCGATCTGCGGTTCGAAGCATTGATCCCGGTGCTGGAAGGGGAATCGCCGATGATCGTCGACGCGGATGATCGACGCGAAATCGAAGCCGCCGTTGCCTTCTGTGTCGCTCGCGGAATCCGCCCGATCATCTACGGCGGCTACGACGCTCCCGAATGTGCCCCACTGTTAAAGAAATATGACGTTCCGGTCATCGTTCACTCGACGTATCGGCTGCCTCTGCGCCGCGATGATCCCTACGATCATCCGTACACCTTGCCGAGTCGTTTGAGCGAAGCGGGGATCCGGTTTGCGATCGGCGGCCCTGGAGCGGGAAGCCCCGGCGGCGGCGCGGCCGCGCGGAACCTGCCCTACCACGCTGCCGTTGCTGTTGCCTACGGCTTGCCAGCCGACGAGGCGATTCGCGCGATCACCTTAGCTCCCGCGGAGATCATGGGGGTGGCGGATCGCGTCGGCTCGATCACCGTCGGCAAAGATGCGACGTTGATCGTCGTCGATGGCGACATTCTGCAATCCGAATCGAATGTCACCGACGCCTACATCGCCGGTGCCAAAGTCGACTTGGGGAGCAAGCATAGGACACTGGCTGATAAGTACCGCACAAAGTACAAACAACGCTCGCGTTAA
- a CDS encoding amidohydrolase family protein: protein MLLCETKTLRVARCVVFLLVLAGQSLCLAQDPADTRPVVGLRENPPDIVFLKDGRVVIRPGQVIPSASILIRGKSIVAVGSDIQPPPGAHVIDCSDKSIYAGLIDAFGEIAVAPPQSNGTGHWNGYVLPRRSAADGIDEISNISEYRSQGVAMRLLAPRGAIVKGRSSLVMLDKKSGATLIDDAVAQHLQLTVPRDRRRDAYPNSPMGAVALLRQTFSDADWYTKAWEAYRSKPTLPRPERNDALATLADEMRGGRFIVDAPNERMAVRAEELANEFALNMTLRGSGREYRDLDAIAASGRMLLVPVNFPTAPDVSSEAQAADIELRDLLHWHFAPENPLRLEKAGATFCLTSDGLSDPKSFLKNIRVAVRRGLSPDVALASLTTTPAKWLDIDETCGAIQVGGLANLIVTDGELFEEETHVLETWVAGTRFEFSANGPDKPDLLIGDWTTKIKIDAKGVPVELHLARKKGKWSGNLTYRGKAKPSAAEVEKADAESEAKPAADKSKKESTTAELKKIARAVDRMTAWVDLSQADSKLPAGPSRITMITVEEEDSISVFSTLSLPDGKPQDLKWKRAKPKKTTTEAKTADDEGDDGEKSDNGSEPVSDDASPLDAITVNYPLGGLGVTGAVPVEPMVLFRNATVWTCGDQGVLNRADVLVIDGKIDSVGNALEVPEGCRVVDATGKHLSPGLIDCHSHMGTDGGINESGQAVTAEVRIGDFIDNSDINIYRQLAGGVTSSNILHGSANPIGGQNQVIKLRWGDSMQAMKMASAPAGIKFALGENVKQSNRSAAQTRYPSSRMGVEQLFRDRFQAAKEYSEQQRRWQAGQRDGLPLRRDFELEAIVEILNGQRWIHCHSYRQDEIVAFLDLLDQFDITIGTLQHVLEGYKVADRLREHGAMASAFSDWWAYKFEVYDAVPYNGAIMHDEGIVVSFNSDDRELARHLNTEAAKAVKYGGVSEEEALKFVTLNPAKQLRIDDRVGSITPGKDADLVLWSGPPLSTLSRCEQTWVDGRPMFTLENDQRLRQRDAEWRSMLIARILDKGFGSGGSAKSEVEEEDRWLRYDEYCHGHDDHDHAHHNHDHTQTGHRHAEARR from the coding sequence ATGTTGCTTTGCGAAACGAAGACGCTCCGCGTCGCCCGATGTGTTGTTTTCTTGCTGGTGCTTGCCGGTCAGTCGCTATGCCTCGCACAGGATCCGGCGGATACACGCCCGGTTGTCGGTTTGCGCGAGAATCCGCCCGACATCGTGTTCCTGAAAGATGGCCGTGTTGTAATCCGCCCAGGCCAGGTGATTCCTTCGGCATCGATCTTGATCCGTGGCAAGTCGATCGTTGCGGTCGGAAGCGACATTCAACCGCCGCCCGGCGCCCACGTGATCGACTGTTCCGACAAATCGATCTACGCCGGTTTGATCGACGCGTTTGGCGAGATCGCTGTCGCTCCGCCGCAATCCAACGGCACCGGCCACTGGAATGGCTACGTCCTTCCGCGTCGATCGGCGGCCGATGGGATCGATGAGATTTCCAATATCTCCGAGTACCGTTCTCAAGGCGTGGCGATGCGGTTGCTCGCTCCCAGAGGAGCGATCGTCAAAGGCCGCAGCAGTTTGGTGATGCTCGACAAAAAATCGGGGGCGACCCTGATCGACGACGCCGTCGCACAACATCTGCAACTAACGGTCCCAAGAGATCGCCGTCGCGACGCGTACCCAAATTCACCGATGGGAGCCGTCGCCCTTTTGCGACAGACGTTTTCCGATGCCGACTGGTACACCAAGGCTTGGGAAGCGTATCGGTCCAAACCGACGCTTCCCCGCCCGGAGCGCAACGATGCACTAGCAACGTTAGCTGATGAAATGCGTGGTGGCCGATTTATCGTCGACGCTCCCAATGAACGTATGGCGGTGCGGGCTGAGGAGCTGGCCAACGAATTCGCACTGAATATGACGCTGCGTGGTTCGGGGCGTGAATATCGCGATCTCGATGCGATTGCGGCCAGCGGAAGAATGTTACTGGTTCCTGTCAATTTCCCCACTGCTCCCGATGTCTCTTCCGAAGCCCAAGCTGCCGACATCGAACTGCGGGACCTGCTGCACTGGCACTTTGCACCCGAGAATCCGCTGCGTCTGGAAAAGGCCGGCGCCACGTTTTGTTTGACGTCCGACGGTTTGAGCGATCCCAAGTCGTTTCTGAAGAACATACGCGTGGCTGTCCGTCGCGGGCTTTCGCCCGACGTGGCCTTGGCGTCGCTGACAACTACGCCGGCCAAGTGGCTGGACATCGACGAAACGTGTGGAGCGATTCAAGTCGGCGGCCTCGCCAATCTGATCGTGACCGATGGCGAACTGTTCGAAGAAGAGACGCATGTGTTGGAAACGTGGGTCGCAGGGACGCGTTTCGAGTTCTCCGCCAATGGACCGGATAAACCGGATCTTTTGATCGGAGATTGGACGACGAAGATCAAGATCGACGCCAAGGGAGTGCCTGTCGAGTTGCATTTGGCAAGGAAGAAGGGGAAGTGGTCGGGGAATCTTACGTATCGCGGCAAGGCGAAGCCATCCGCTGCGGAAGTCGAAAAAGCAGATGCTGAATCGGAGGCCAAACCGGCGGCCGACAAATCTAAGAAGGAGAGCACGACGGCGGAACTCAAAAAGATCGCTCGCGCTGTCGATCGGATGACTGCCTGGGTCGACCTTTCTCAGGCGGACAGCAAGCTGCCCGCGGGACCTTCTCGAATCACCATGATCACCGTCGAGGAGGAGGATTCGATTTCCGTATTCTCGACGCTCTCGCTTCCCGATGGAAAACCGCAAGACTTGAAGTGGAAGCGTGCCAAGCCAAAGAAAACAACGACTGAGGCCAAAACCGCCGACGACGAAGGAGATGATGGCGAGAAGAGCGACAACGGATCCGAACCGGTATCCGATGACGCCAGTCCTCTCGACGCAATTACTGTCAATTACCCGCTGGGCGGCTTGGGCGTGACGGGCGCGGTCCCGGTGGAACCGATGGTGCTGTTTCGAAATGCGACCGTTTGGACGTGTGGCGATCAAGGCGTGTTGAACCGTGCCGACGTGTTGGTCATCGATGGCAAAATCGATTCGGTGGGGAACGCTCTCGAGGTCCCCGAGGGTTGCCGCGTGGTCGATGCAACCGGCAAGCACCTGTCGCCCGGCTTGATCGATTGTCACTCCCACATGGGGACCGATGGTGGAATCAACGAGTCTGGACAAGCGGTGACGGCCGAGGTTCGAATCGGCGACTTCATCGATAATTCCGACATCAACATCTATCGACAGCTGGCTGGCGGAGTGACCAGCAGCAACATATTGCATGGCTCGGCCAATCCGATCGGCGGGCAAAACCAAGTTATCAAACTGCGTTGGGGCGATTCGATGCAGGCGATGAAGATGGCGTCCGCACCTGCCGGGATCAAATTCGCATTGGGTGAAAACGTCAAGCAGAGCAATCGCTCCGCGGCTCAAACCCGATATCCGTCGAGCCGGATGGGGGTGGAGCAGTTGTTCCGCGATCGATTCCAAGCTGCCAAGGAATACAGCGAACAACAGCGGCGGTGGCAGGCGGGGCAACGCGACGGATTGCCTCTGCGTCGCGATTTCGAGCTGGAAGCGATCGTGGAAATATTGAACGGTCAGCGGTGGATTCATTGCCACAGCTATCGCCAAGATGAAATCGTTGCATTCCTCGACTTGCTGGATCAATTCGATATCACGATCGGAACGTTGCAACATGTGCTGGAAGGATACAAGGTTGCGGATCGATTGCGTGAGCATGGCGCCATGGCTTCGGCGTTTTCGGATTGGTGGGCCTACAAGTTCGAGGTCTACGATGCGGTTCCTTACAACGGAGCGATTATGCACGATGAAGGTATCGTCGTTTCGTTCAACAGCGACGATCGCGAGCTGGCTCGCCATCTCAATACCGAAGCTGCCAAAGCGGTCAAATATGGCGGGGTTTCGGAGGAAGAGGCACTCAAATTCGTCACGCTCAATCCTGCCAAGCAGCTCCGGATCGATGACCGCGTGGGGTCGATAACGCCTGGCAAGGATGCGGATCTCGTGTTGTGGAGCGGGCCGCCGCTGTCGACACTGTCTCGCTGTGAACAAACCTGGGTCGATGGACGCCCGATGTTTACGCTCGAAAACGACCAACGGCTTCGTCAGCGGGATGCCGAGTGGCGGTCGATGTTGATTGCCCGAATCTTGGATAAAGGCTTCGGCAGCGGCGGTTCCGCGAAAAGCGAAGTCGAAGAGGAAGACCGTTGGTTGCGATACGACGAATATTGCCACGGACACGACGATCACGACCATGCCCATCACAACCACGATCACACCCAAACCGGACACCGACACGCGGAGGCACGACGATGA
- a CDS encoding ion transporter produces the protein MPTLKDIVERSDTPAGRVFDLSIQCFIVLSLIAFSVETLPNLDPVWTRLLYLFKIASVVVFTTEYIVRLIVADRKLAFATSFFGVVDLLAILPFYLSFGFDLRSIRALRLLRLFWMLKLVRYSRAIQRFHRAFLIAREEIVLFLFVTVILLYLASVGIYHFEHDAQPEAFASVFHCLWWAVVTLTTVGYGDLYPITAGGRIFTFVILLIGLGIVSVPAGLVASALAQAREMENE, from the coding sequence GTGCCAACTCTCAAAGACATCGTCGAACGTTCCGATACGCCGGCCGGACGCGTGTTCGATCTATCGATCCAGTGCTTCATCGTCCTGTCGCTGATCGCCTTTAGCGTAGAGACACTGCCGAATCTCGATCCCGTCTGGACGCGGCTGCTCTATCTTTTCAAGATCGCGTCGGTCGTCGTGTTCACGACCGAATACATCGTCCGGTTGATCGTTGCCGACCGCAAGCTCGCATTCGCGACCAGCTTTTTTGGTGTTGTCGACCTGCTGGCGATTTTACCTTTCTACCTTTCGTTTGGTTTCGATCTGCGATCGATCCGCGCACTCCGGCTGCTGCGACTGTTCTGGATGCTGAAACTGGTTCGCTACAGTCGAGCCATCCAACGGTTTCACCGAGCGTTCTTGATCGCACGCGAGGAGATTGTCCTGTTCCTCTTCGTCACTGTGATCCTGCTGTATCTCGCATCGGTGGGAATCTATCACTTTGAACACGATGCCCAACCGGAAGCCTTTGCATCGGTGTTCCATTGCCTTTGGTGGGCAGTCGTCACGCTGACAACCGTTGGTTACGGAGACCTCTATCCGATCACTGCTGGCGGTCGGATCTTCACCTTCGTGATCCTGTTGATCGGGCTGGGGATCGTGTCGGTTCCCGCCGGCTTGGTCGCATCGGCCCTCGCGCAAGCCCGCGAGATGGAGAACGAATAG